A section of the Oncorhynchus gorbuscha isolate QuinsamMale2020 ecotype Even-year linkage group LG04, OgorEven_v1.0, whole genome shotgun sequence genome encodes:
- the ttc37 gene encoding LOW QUALITY PROTEIN: tetratricopeptide repeat protein 37 (The sequence of the model RefSeq protein was modified relative to this genomic sequence to represent the inferred CDS: inserted 1 base in 1 codon), whose protein sequence is MSNKEVKSALKNARDAIKNKEFKEALKHCKAALKLEKNNYNAWVFIGVAASELEQPDQAQTAYRKALELEPEQLLAWQGLANLYEKSDQTDFKAELPKVYQKLIELYESSDKTKCYEAIRKLADIFHMEKDYLQVARVWRRLIQLKEGEGANKAELLQLWQQMTCLLSDSMEDHDNETQQHLIAAFEKAMVLSDNVPGEDHRKLSADYLKCLSQLSHEECKIKEACESILALYPSQTFPLEILGAHHLKSGVCSEDAGRCFSRLLELDPDSGLGHLGLGIRALEEGKCDDSIKYLAQGLKRMRSSLVGWCSLAQAQLKMHRYSDCATSCSQGLKLGGTGEEALGQKLLRLRLEALVRTGDEHTADQALESLSQLSDANNDPVLVALKGRAYLQKGQVDQVLQVSTGLLNSHPDLAEGLALRGLAHIAQGHHQLAEQSLLQAAAQSPACGEYYFLLGRLYWDMGEESRRDRSKAHTHLLKAAKLDPYLGSVFCYLGHYYREVSRDQGRARGCYKRAFELDSNDAESGAASVDLSMNEGDMDTALAVLQSVIQRATPGSAKWAWMRRGLYHLKVGQHPQACADLQAALRADPQDWVCWECLGEAYLNRRSFTSALKAFAKAQLLNPSSIYSLYQTAAIKQTLGKFKEAAAEYLQIIAQEDYVPALKGLGECLLSLARCLMEDYRDGGAIDLIQQAIQYLFRAVELRPDLSCLWKLLGDACTSVSTXAPNRARVVVPGPLAGLQPPDQGHLLNQGHTLRVGERCYGRALKLMPESSSLWYDLGLNYYHQACLPPCLQEMEHNTLLLEKALQCVKKAIMLNSSNHSYWNALGVVAMSKGLENYALAQHSFIKSVQVEPNNVVAWTNLGALYLKKDSVELSHEAFKIAQSLEPLYVNCWIGQALIAEMVGSYDTMDLFRHTTELRTHTEGVKGYAYWVCATLLDKSNRDSELYRYNIVQMNAVSAAQVALSKYTERIQTDPDAFVMLGFLNEHLQLKKQAVLAYQRAVELLQATPSVELLAFSLGSYGRALCNTGQWEEAVHVYSSTPLEVLHDLAGLALAYCRAGLIPESISSYEKALMVTSTEKEKAYILTSLALLQHRLGNMDSAKTLLFKCSMLKEPVPESLLCLCALGLVHGDSTLASAALTELLKQGRATGAAVEQRCLLTCTLLALQGNYSAVQREASRAVHSNPGNPSLWALLSRLVPQYYPRKAKGGAVAGHVACLSSMTQGKRALLYSGVNQLACGRHSGEDRSRNALKTMQRAVLLCPDDPAVWAGLMAACHTENTACSLSGSTPGRRGLEQVLMAVVSEKVRNVEEVEQPLAQALEGWVLQQAVTGLTSGGQLEQAEALCSQVLSVSPEHPAVVLLLRQVQCEHLLLSSAGTALPASVLEQLSSAVSANPTSVAAWHWLAEVYRTQGLLVQAVMAYRQSLQLASQLDLYSGKMACLLRLALLALSPCMSKVPGDEWKELVLEATTEALKLGPSPVALLVQALLHFATKMSARETRRLLERLVYFSSQGYPETVACVARWYLLRHLHAKDDLELMDTLVDDAKANGDSRLLEFHTRLNSC, encoded by the exons GCTGCCCTGAAACTAGAGAAGAACAATTACAATGCCTGGGTGTTCATTGGTGTGGCCGCGAGCGAGCTGGAGCAACCAGACCAGGCCCAGACAGCCTACAGGAAGGCTCTGGAGCTGGAGCCAGAGCAGCTGCTGGCCTGGCAG GGATTAGCAAACCTGTATGAGAAAAGTGACCAGACGGATTTCAAAGCGGAACTACCCAAAGTCTACCAGAAACTCATTGAGCTTTATGAAAG TTcagacaaaacaaaatgttatgaGGCGATCAGAAAACTGGCAGACATCTTCCATATGGAGAAGGACTATTTACAG gtggcCAGGGTGTGGCGAAGGCTGATTCAGCTGAAGGAAGGAGAAGGTGCTAACAAGGCAGAGCTGCTGCAGCTATGGCAACAGATGACCTGCCTTCTCTCAGACAGCATGGAGGATCACGACAATGAGACTCAGCAGCAC TTAATTGCAGCCTTTGAGAAGGCCATGGTTCTCTCTGACAATGTGCCTGGCGAGGACCATCGGAAGCTCTCAGCTGACTACCTCAAATGCCTTTCACAA CTTTCGCATGAGGAGTGTAAAATTAAAGAGGCCTGTGAGTCCATATTGGCCCTCTATCCCTCACAAACATTCCCTTTGGAGATCCTCGGTGCACATCATCTCAAGTCAG GGGTCTGCAGTGAGGACGCAGGCCGTTGTTTCTCTCGTCTCTTGGAGTTGGACCCAGACAGTGGCTTAGGCCATCTGGGTTTGGGCATCAGAGCTCTGGAGGAGGGAAAATGTGACGACTCCATTAAGTATCTGGCCCAAG GACTGAAGCGAATGCGCTCCAGCTTGGTGGGCTGGTGCAGCCTTGCTCAGGCCCAGCTGAAAATGCACCGATATTCCGACTGCGCAACATCCTGCTCCCAAG GTCTGAAGCTGGGTGGGACTGGAGAAGAGGCACTGGGACAAAAGCTCCTGAGGCTGAGGCTAGAGGCCCTTGTGAGGACTGGAGATGAGCACACTGCAGACCAAGCCCTGGAGAGCCTCTCACAG CTTTCAGATGCTAACAATGACCCTGTCCTGGTAGCCTTAAAAGGAAGAGCCTATTTGCAAAAAGGCCAAGTTGACCAAGTGCTCCAG GTGTCCACGGGGCTGCTGAACTCTCACCCTGACCTGGCTGAGGGATTGGCGCTGAGGGGACTGGCACACATTGCACAGGGACATCACCAACTAGCAGAACAGAG CCTCCTGCAGGCTGCAGCCCAGAGCCCAGCCTGTGGAGAGTACTACTTCCTGTTGGGGAGGCTGTACTGGGACATGGGGGAGGAGAGTCGCAGGGACAGGAGCAAGGCCCACACCCATCTACTGAAG GCTGCCAAACTGGATCCGTACCTGGGCTCTGTGTTCTGCTACCTGGGCCATTACTACCGGGAGGTGTCCAGGGACCAGGGTCGAGCCAGGGGCTGCTACAAGAGAGCCTTTGAGCTGGACAGCAACGACGCAGAGTCCGGGGCTGCCTCTGTGGATCTGAGCATGAATGAGGGGGACATG GACACTGCCCTGGCTGTGCTCCAGTCAGTGATCCAGAGAGCCACCCCTGGTTCAGCAAAGTGGGCCTGGATGAGACGAGGCCTTTACCACCTGAAGGTGGGCCAGCACCCCCAGGCCTGTGCAGA TCTGCAGGCTGCTCTGAGGGCTGACCCCCAGGACTGGGTGTGCTGGGAATGTCTGGGCGAGGCCTACCTGAACCGCCGGAGCTTCACGTCGGCCCTGAAGGCCTTTGCCAAGGCCCAGCTGCTCAACCCCTCCTCCATATACAGCCTCTACCAGACTGCTGCTATCAAACAGACCCTGGGCAAGTTCAAAGAGGCTGCTGCAGAATACCTGCAGATCATAGCCCAGGAGGACTATGTGCCTGCACTCAAAG GTCTTGGGGAGTGTCTGCTGTCCTTGGCCAGATGCCTGATGGAGGACTATAGAGATGGAGGAGCCATAGACCTCATCCAGCAGGCCATCCAGTACCTCTTCAG GGCTGTAGAGCTGCGTCCAGACCTGTCCTGTCTGTGGAAGTTACTGGGAGACGCCTGCACCTCAGTCAGCA GTGCCCCCAACAGGGCCCGCGTTGTGGTGCCAGGACCCCTGGCCGGGTTACAACCCCCAGACCAGGGCCACCTTCTCAACCAAGGACACACCCTCCGAGTGGGGGAGAG ATGCTATGGGCGTGCTCTGAAGCTGATGCCTGAGAGCTCCAGCCTGTGGTATGACCTGGGTCTCAACTACTACCACCAGGCCTGTCTGCCCCCCTGCCTTCAGGAGATGGAGCACAACACCCTGCTGCTGGAGAAGGCCCTGCAG TGTGTGAAGAAGGCCATCATGTTGAACAGTAGTAACCATAGCTACTGGAACGCCCTGGGAGTGGTCGCCATGAGCAAAG GACTTGAGAACTATGCCCTTGCCCAACACAGCTTCATTAAGTCAGTGCAAGTGGAACCCAAT AATGTTGTTGCTTGGACAAACCTGGGTGCTTTGTATCTGAAGAAAGACAGTGTTGAG CTCTCCCATGAAGCCTTTAAGATCGCCCAGTCTTTGGAACCACTGTATGTCAACTGCTGGATTGGACAG GCCCTTATTGCAGAGATGGTGGGCAGTTATGATACCATGGACTTgttcagacacaccacagagctCAGGACACAC ACGGAGGGGGTAAAGGGCTATGCTTACTGGGTTTGTGCCACTCTGCTGGATAAGAGTAACAGGGACTCTGAGCTCTATCGCTACAACATTGTCCAGATGAACGCGGTGTCTGCCGCTCAGGTGGCTTTGAGCAAGTACACAG AGCGGATCCAGACAGACCCTGATGCCTTCGTCATGCTGGGTTTCCTCAACGAGCACCTGCAGCTAAAGAAGCAGGCAGTGCTGGCTTACCAGAG aGCTGTGGAGTTGCTGCAGGCGACGCCTTCCGTGGAGTTACTGGCCTTCTCCCTGGGAAGCTATGGCCGGGCCCTCTG CAACACAGGCCAATGGGAGGAGGCGGTGCACGTTTACTCTTCCACACCTCTAGAGGTGCTCCACGACTTGGCTGGCCTGGCGCTGGCCTACTGCAGAGCAGGACTCATCCCAGAGAGCATCAGTT CCTATGAGAAGGCTCTGATGGTGACCTCTACTGAGAAAGAGAAGGCCTATATTCTGACTTCTCTGGCTCTGCTACAGCACAGACTGGGGAACATGGACTCTGCTAAAACGCTGCTCTTCAAATG CTCCATGCTGAAGGAACCTGTGCCAGAGTCTCTGCTGTGCCTGTGTGCTCTGGGGCTTGTCCATGGGGACAGCACCCTGGCCAGCGCGGCCCTCACTGAGCTGCTGAAGCAGGGCAGGGCCACTGGGGCTGCCGTGGAGCAACGCTGCCTGCTCACCTGCACCCTGCTGGCCCTGCAGGGCAACTACAGCGCTGTGCAGCGAGAGGCCTCCAGGGctgtccacag TAACCCTGGCAACCCTTCCCTGTGGGCCCTGCTTTCCAGACTGGTGCCACAGTATTACCCCAGGAAGGCCAAG GGAGGTGCAGTGGCAGGCCACGTTGCGTGTCTCTCCAGCATGACCCAAGGAAAG AGGGCACTGCTGTACAGTGGAGTGAACCAGCTGGCATGTGGCAGGCACTCTGGAGAAGATCGCAGCAGGAACGCCCTAAAGACCATGCAGAGGGCTGTGCTGCTCTGCCCCG atgaCCCGGCGGTGTGGGCGGGGCTAATGGCTGCTTGTCACACAGAGAACACAGCCTGCTCCCTTTCTGGCTCCACCCCTGGCAGACGAGGCTTGGAGCAGGTGCTCATGGCCGTGGTGTCAGAGAAAG tacggAATGTGGAGGAGGTGGAACAGCCTCTGGCCCAGGCTCTGGAGGGTTGGGTGCTGCAGCAGGCTGTGACAGGACTGACAAGTGGAGGCCAGCTAGAGCAGGCTGAGGCCCTCTGCTCTCAG gtcCTGAGTGTGTCTCCTGAGCACCCTGCTGTAGTCCTGCTGTTGAGGCAGGTGCAGTGTGAACACCTCCTCCTGTCTAGTGCCGGTACTGCCCTGCCAGCTTCTGTCCTGGAGCAGCTCAGCAGTGCCGTCTCAGCCAATCCCACCTCAGTGGCCGCCTGGCAC tgGCTGGCGGAGGTGTATCGTACCCAGGGTCTGCTGGTACAGGCAGTAATGGCCTACAGACAAAGCCTGCAGCTGGCCTCCCAGCTTGACCTCTACAGTGGGAAAATGGCATGTCTTCTGCGCCTAGCCCTGCTGGCCCTCAGCCCCTGCATG TCGAAAGTCCCTGGTGATGAATGGAAGGAGCTGGTTCTGGAGGCGACCACCGAGGCTCTGAAGCTGGGCCCCTCCCCTGTAGCTCTCCTTGTCCAGGCCCTGCTACACTTCGCCACCAAGATGTCCGCCAG